The genomic region TGCCTTCCCTCTTTTCAGACCAGAGCTATGAAAGATGTAATTTTACGGGTATTCGGCCACGAACTGACGTACCGCGACCTGATCCAGGTGCTGGTTGCCCTGATTCTGTGGAATCTGGCCATGATCTGGCACGACCGCTACCAGGCGTTCAAGCCGATGATCGAAATGGCCGTCAATCAGAACCTGATTCCCTGACACTTACAGGACGGAATAGTCGCTGGCGGCGTCCATGACGTACCGGATCGAACTGAACGAATTGGCCAGCAGCGTCTGGGCCGTACGGCGGTCCACCCATTCCAGGCGCTCGATATCTTCTTCGGCCTGCGGGGCCATCCGCGAATCATCCACGCAGGTCATGGCGTACCATTTCGTCCGTTTCAGATAGCGGTTGCCGTTCTGGCGGTAGGTATGCCAGGTAGTGCAGAGGCGCTCGCCGACCTTACCGACTACGCCGGTTTCTTCCTCGACCTCGCGGGCGGCGGCTTCGCGCGATTTCTCGCCCTCATCCAGTTTGCCTTTGGGCAGATCCCATTTGCCGCGGCGGAACATCAGCAGCGTTTTTCCGTCTTTCGTCACCACCCCGCCCGCGGCTTTCACCACCTTGAAAAGGCTTTTCAGGCGCTCCTCCACGGCTTTTTTATCCACGCAGATTAGCGTGACCGACAGTAGGTCGAGCAGGGACGTGTTGTTGAAAAGATTGATCAGTTTTTCAATAACAGCAGGCGTAACGTTCAGAATCATTACGTGACCGCGCAGGATTTCGGGACGAATGGCCTCCAGCCGGGCGTCAAAAATATGGTCGTGTTCGGCAACGTCTTCGTGCCGACTGCCTGCCTTGGGACCCGCCAGACGGATAGGCCGGTCATCGATGAATAGAATCATAAGCCGCGAAATTAGCTAAACTCCGCATAATGAAAGAGTGACCAGAATTACTATTTTTGCGACGGGTCAATTCATTCCTGTGTGGAACTTGCCATAATCCTTTTCCTTATTATCCTCAACGGCGTTTTCTCCATGTCCGAGATTGCGCTGGTTTCCTCCCGTAAAGCCCGTTTGGAAGCCGACGCCCGCAACGGAGATCGCCGTGCGCAGGAGGCCCTTAAACTCGCCGAATCGCCCAACCGTTTCCTGTCCACCGTCCAGATCGGCATTACCCTCATCGGCATTCTGAATGGTATTTTCAGCGGCGACCGCCTGACGGATCAGGTAGCCGTAGCCGTGGCGAACATCGAACCCGTGCGCCCTTACGCCAACACGATTGCCGTCGCGATTGTTTTGCTGCTGCTGACCTACCTGTCGCTGGTGCTGGGGGAACTGGTTCCGAAACGGATTGGCATGTCGAACCCGGAAGGCATCGCCAAGGTCATGGCGGGTCCCATGAACGTCGTTTCCCGGTTCACGGCCCCGTTCATCTCGCTGCTGAGTGTGTCGAGCGACGTGCTGATCCGCGTGCTGGGCATCCGGCAGAATGCCTCGGCGGTGACGGAAGAAGAAATCAAAAGCCTCATTCAGGAGGGCACGACGGGCGGGGTGATCGACGAGATCGAGCAGGAAATCGTGCAGAACGTTTTTCAGCTCGGCGACCGCCGCATTACGTCCCTGATGACCAACCGGCAGGATGTCGTTTACCTCGACCTGGAAGACAGCGTGGAGGAAAACAAAAACAAGGTCATTGAGTACAAGCACTCTGTTTTTCCGCTTTGCGAAGGCGGTGTGGACGAGATTGTCGGA from Tellurirhabdus rosea harbors:
- a CDS encoding NUDIX hydrolase, whose product is MILFIDDRPIRLAGPKAGSRHEDVAEHDHIFDARLEAIRPEILRGHVMILNVTPAVIEKLINLFNNTSLLDLLSVTLICVDKKAVEERLKSLFKVVKAAGGVVTKDGKTLLMFRRGKWDLPKGKLDEGEKSREAAAREVEEETGVVGKVGERLCTTWHTYRQNGNRYLKRTKWYAMTCVDDSRMAPQAEEDIERLEWVDRRTAQTLLANSFSSIRYVMDAASDYSVL
- a CDS encoding hemolysin family protein, with the translated sequence MELAIILFLIILNGVFSMSEIALVSSRKARLEADARNGDRRAQEALKLAESPNRFLSTVQIGITLIGILNGIFSGDRLTDQVAVAVANIEPVRPYANTIAVAIVLLLLTYLSLVLGELVPKRIGMSNPEGIAKVMAGPMNVVSRFTAPFISLLSVSSDVLIRVLGIRQNASAVTEEEIKSLIQEGTTGGVIDEIEQEIVQNVFQLGDRRITSLMTNRQDVVYLDLEDSVEENKNKVIEYKHSVFPLCEGGVDEIVGLIYIKDFLGKDLDTELTRLTDIKRDVLYIPENNRAYQVLERFQEKKQYVGVIVDEYGGVLGLVTLNDILDALVGDISETDEFAWEITEREDGSHLIDAQIPFDEFLEHFDITVQNRKDLTGFDTLGGFALHILKDIPTTGETFNWQDYRFEIVDMDKSRIDKILVKKLEE